The segment AACTGCAGGAATTTTAAATATTATTCTAAGAAAAGGAAAAGCTTTGGGCTTTAATGGTTCTATAAATGCCACTGTTGGAAATCCAGATCAATTTCAACTAGCCACCAATTTAAATCAAAGAGGATTAAAGACAAACTTTTTCTCTAACTTCGGATATAACTACAGAAACGGACCAGGAAACTCTTTTACAGATTTAAGAAACCTTACCAATGGCGTTATTACAAGTTCTCGAATAGAAGATAGAGAATGGCAGAGAAAAAGAAATAGTTTTAACTCAAGTATTGGTTTAGAATATTTTCTAACTAAAAAAAGTTCTTTAACAGGAACCGTTTTTTATACAAATACGAAAGGTGGAAATTTCTCCGAAAACAATATTCAAGAATTTGATAAAAATAGTCTTTTAACAGATAGCAATCTAAGAACTCAGGATGAAGACTCTGATGATGAAACAGTACAATATTCTTTAAATTACACAAACAACTTTAATAAAAATGGCCATAAACTAAATCTAGACTTTCAATACAGTGACAGTAAAGAAAACGAGGAAGCTATCAATTTAGAAACAGGTTTTACAGATGAAACTAACATTACAAACGAAGCTTCTAAAAACACTTTATTACAAGCAGATTATGTTTTGCCAATTGGTGAAAATGCTCAATTTGAATTAGGTTACCGAGGAGATTTTCAAGATTTAACTTCAGATTTTTTAGTAACTCCTGTTTCAGATCCAGATTTTGACCCATCAAATAGCTTAGAATTTGGTCAAGATATTCATGCATTTTACTCGCAATACGGAAACAAGTTTGATAAATTTTCTTTCCTGTTAGGACTTCGTTTAGAAACTACAGATGTAAAAGTAAGGTTATTAAACACTAATGAAAATAACGACTTTAGTTACACAGAGCTATTCCCAACAGTAAATTTTGGTTATGAAGCAACAGAAAAACAAAGCTTTACTCTGGGGTACAGTAGACGTTTAAGAAGACCAAGGTTTTGGTATTTAAATCCGTTTGAATCAAGAAACAGCCAGAATATTATTTTTAAAGGAAACCCCGCTTTAATACCCACTTTTACAAATTCTTTCGATTTAGGATACTTAAACAGAATTGGTAAATTAACTTTAAACTCCTCTATTTATTATCAACATTCTAAAAATAATATTAGTAGAGTTACAAGGCAAGAAATTAGAGAAATTAATGGTAATGACGAATCTGTATTAATAAGAGAACCAATCAATTTAGCCTCAGAAGATAGATATGGATTTGAGTTCACAGCCAATTATAATGCAACTAGAACAGTAAAATTCGACGGAAGTTTTAATTTATTTAACTCTAAAACAGAAGGAGTTTACACCTACGATTTCCTAGATCCAACATCAAATACTACCAATACAATTACAGAAGACTTGAGTAATAGTAACACAAGTTGGAGAGCACGTTTTAACGCAAGAGTAACCTTACCTTATAAAATAGAATGGCAAACAAGATTGTCTTATAGAGGGCCAAGCGAAAGTGCACAAAATGTAAGTGATGGAATTTTCTCAGCAAACTTAGCCTTCAGTAAAGATGTTTTAAAAGAGAAAGGAACGTTGGTTTTAAATATAAGCGATGTTTTTAATTCAAGAAAAAGAAACGCTGTAAACTATACACCAAATAGAGATGCGCCAACAAATATTTCGGATCAAACTTTTCAATGGAGAATGCGTCAAGTATCTTTAAACTTTACGTACAGATTTAATCAACAAAAAAATCAACGACAAAAAGGCGGAAGACAAAATGGTGGTGGAGAAGAATTTGAAGGTTAATATTTTTGGCATTTGAAAAGGCTTGATGTACTATTTTTTAATTGCCATCATTACAAATCACCTCTTTTTTATGTGATACTACAATTTATTCTTAATCAATAGATTACTTCGTACACTCTTGATTAAGAATATTAAATAAGCTACAAAAAGGTTTAAGTATCAATACTAGACCCACACACTAAAATCAATAAAAAAACTCGTTCAATTTCTTGAACGAGTTTTTTTATATAAATATAATTAAAAGCTTACTTACCTTCCGCAGCTCTTTTTGCTTCTTTTTTTAATTTCATATTTTCCCAAATAGTTCCACCAATCCAATAAGGAACAACAAACGTTAATAAGAATATTAACAACCAAAAACCTGTTGTAAAAATAAACATGAATAAAACTAATCCTGAAAATTGTGAAAAATCTAACATTTGCTTTTTTTGAAAATTTATTACTGCAAAAATAAGATATATTTTCAAAAAATAGGCATCAAAAAAATATTTTTTTTTGTTCTTTAAAAATGATAATTATCAACTATCTGTGATCATAGTTTTTTGTAATTTTGCCGCATCATAAATTTACATTTAAATCATGAAATACAGAATAGAAAAAGACACTATGGGACAAGTAAATGTTCCTGCTGATAAATATTGGGGTGCTCAAACAGAACGTTCAAGAAACAATTTTAAAATTGGTGCATCCGCTTCAATGCCATTAGAAATAGTCTATGGTTTTGCGTATCTAAAAAAAGCAGCTGCATTTACAAATGCAGAATTAGGTGTTTTAACAAATGAAAAACGTGATTTAATTGCGCAAGTTTGTAATGAAATTTTAGAAGGAAAATTAGATGATCAATTTCCTTTGGTAATTTGGCAAACAGGTTCTGGTACACAATCTAACATGAATGTGAATGAAGTTATTGCAAACAGAGCTCATGAAATTGCTGGTAAAATAATTGGTGAAGGAGAAAAAACCATTCAACCAAATGATGATGTCAACAAATCTCAATCATCTAACGATACATTTCCAACAGGAATGCATATTGCTATTTATAAGAAAATTATAGAAACTACAATTCCAGGTATAGAACAATTAAGAGATACTTTACAAACAAAAGTTGACGCTTTTAAAGATGTTGTAAAAATTGGAAGAACCCATTTAATGGATGCAACTCCATTAACTTTAGGTCAGGAATTTTCTGGTTATGTAGCGCAATTAAACTTCGGTTTAAAAGCGTTAAGAAACACTTTAGAACATTTGTCTCAATTAGCTTTAGGAGGAACAGCAGTAGGAACAGGATTAAATACACCCGCTGGTTATGATGTTTTAGTAGCAAAATATATTGCTCAATTTACTGAAATGCCATTTATTACAGCAGAAAATAAATTTGAAGCTTTAGCTGCACATGATGCTTTAGTAGAAACGCATGGAGCATTAAAACAAGTTGCAGTTTCTTTAAACAAAATTGCAAACGATATTAGAATGTTGGCTTCTGGTCCTCGTTCTGGAATTGGAGAAATTATTATTCCAGCAAACGAACCAGGAAGTTCTATTATGCCTGGAAAAGTAAATCCTACGCAAGCAGAAGCAATTACAATGGTTTGTGCACAAGTAATGGGAAATGATGTTGCAGTGACCGTGGGTGGAATGCAAGGACATTATGAATTAAATGTTTTTAAACCAATGATGGCTGCAAACGTTTTACATTCTGCTCAATTAATTGGAGATGCATGTATTTCTTTTGATGTAAATTGTGCTGCAGGGATTGAACCAAATCATACAAGAATTACAGAATTGGTAAATAATTCTTTAATGCTAGTAACTGCTTTAAATACAAAAATTGGATATTACAAAGCTGCAGAAATAGCAAATACAGCGCATGAAAACGGAACAACCTTAAAAGAAGAAGCAGTTCGTTTGGGGTATGTAACACCAGAACAATATGACGAATGGGTAAAACCTGAAGAAATGACTGGAGGTTTGAAATAAAAAAATTCCAACTAAATTTTAAAAGCTGCAATTTATTTTGCAGCTTTTTTATCTAAAAAAATTAATAAAAAATGACAAATCACGAAGATTTTATGAGTGAAGCAGTAAAAGCTGCTTTAAAAGGAATGAATAATAATGAAGGAGGCCCCTTTGGGTGTGTTGTTGTAAAAGCGGGAAAAGTTATTGGTATCGGAAATAACAAAGTTACTTCAACGAATGATCCAACTGCGCATGCAGAAGTTACTGCAATTAGAGATGCTTGTAAAAATATTGGTTCTTTTCAATTAGATGGTTGTATTATTTACACTTCTTGTGAACCTTGCCCTATGTGTTTAGGTGCCATTTATTGGGCTAGACCAGATAAGGTGTTTTATGGAAGTAATCAAATTGATGCTGCAAATATTGGTTTTGATGATGAATTTATCTATAAAGAAATTCCATTACCATATGAAAAAAGAAGTATTCCTTTTCAACAAGTTGGAAGAGAAATTGCTTTAGAACCTTTTCAGAAATGGTCTGAAAAAGAAGATAAAACAGCATACTAAAAAAAATCCGAAGTTTAAACTTCGGATTTTTTTGTTTTATAAATAGTGTTCTTTAATTATATCTAAATGATGATTTTGATGTCCAGAAATAATAATTCCAACTGCTCTTACAGACATGTTTTTTCCAGAACCTACTCCTATTCTTAACAAATCTTCATCTGAGAAACTTTTAAATAGTTGAATTGTACTTTTTCTAACCACGATCATTTCATCTAATAAATCTTTATAATTTCTTTTATTAGCGTTACAATTATCAGTAAATAAATCATGATCAAAACCCGGTAGCGCTGTTTTATCATTTCTAGCAAAACACATTGCTCTATAGCTAAAAACACGTTCTGTATCAATTAAATGCTGTATTAATTCTTTAATTGTCCATTTTCCTTCAGCATACGCATATGCTTGTTTTTCTTTAGGTAAATTCTCTAAAATTGACATGAATTTCTCTTGAACGTCAACTAAGTTTTCTATAATTGATTTATCATTTTCTAACAATGTTTTAATATAAGGTGCATAATAGGATGCATATTCATTTGTTGTAATCATGTTGCAGTTTTATTGTAAATTTGTGAACCAAATTTAATCATTTTTTATGACCAAGTTATTCATCAATATAAAAGAATTAATTCAAGTTAGAGATATTTCTGTAAAAAAAGTAGCTGGAACAGAAATGAGCATGCTACCAACTATTAAAAATGCTTTTTTATTAATTAAAGATACTATAATTTCTGATTTTGGTTCTATGGATAATTTACCAAAAACTTCTGTTGATGAAACAATTGATGTAACTGATAAAATGATTTTACCAACTTGGTGTGACAGTCATACACATATTGTTTATGCAGGAAATAGAGAACAAGAATTTGTTGATAGAATTAACGGATTATCTTATGAAGAAATCGCTAAAAACGGTGGTGGTATTTTAAACTCTGCAAAGAAATTACAAGAAACTTCTGAGAAAAAATTATACAAGCAATCTGCTAAAAGACTTGAAGAAGTTATTGCTTTAGGAACTGGTGCAATTGAAATAAAATCTGGATATGGGTTAACGTTAGAAGCAGAACTAAAAATGCTGCGAGTTATAAAAAAACTGAAAGAGAATTATAGCATTCCAATCAAAGCTACATTTTTGGGTGCTCATGCAATTCCTCAAGAATATAAGAGTAATAAAGAAGGTTATATCAATTTAATTATTGATAAAATGTTACCACAAATTGCAAAAGAAAATCTAGCTGATTTTATAGATATTTTTTGTGAAGTTGGTTATTTCTCTGTTGAAGATACTGATCGCATTTTATCAGCAGCAAAAAAATATGGATTCATTCCAAAAGTACATGTAAATCAATTTAATTCGATAGACGGAATTGAAATTAGTGTAAAACACAATGCTTTATCAGTTGATCATTTAGAAGTATTATCAGATAAAGATTTAGAGATTTTAAAAAATTCTAGTACAATTCCGGTTGCTTTACCTTCTTGCTCTTATTTTTTAAGCATTCCTTATACGCCTGCAAGAAAAATTATTGATAATGGTTTACCTTTAGCTTTAGCTACAGATTACAACCCTGGTTCTACGCCATCTGGAAATATGAATTTTGTAGTATCTACTGCTTGTATAAAAATGAAAATGACGCCCGAAGAAGCAATAAACGCAGCAACAATAAACGGCGCTTTTGCAATGAACTTAGAAAACAATGTTGGTAGTATTTGTAAAGGAAAATTAGCAAATTTTATAATAACGAAAGAAATTCCTAGCTATGGTTTTATACCTTATAGTTTTGGAACTAATTTAATAGAACGTGTTTTTATAAACGGAAAAACTATTGACTAAATTTTTTGTTATTTTAATTTTTATAGTACTCAACCTCAGATTTTATTAATCCTAAAAATAAGTAAAATCGTTTTAAAAATAATTTTAAAATCATTCATTAAGCTCCAATTTTTAACATAATCTATATTTAATTGTACTTTTTGAGGCCATAAAACCTCATTATTGTAGACTATTGGTTTTTTTTGCTTCTTTAGTAATTCTTCTTCATTTACAAATTTTAAAGTAGCCATTGAGGTTAAACCAGGCTTAACAGAAAGAATTATTTTGTTACTTCCTTTTAATTTATCTGCATAACCTAAAACATCAGGTCTTGGACCAACAATACTCATCTGACCAAAAAGTACATTAAAAATTTGTGGAAGTTCGTCTAATTTTGTTTTTCTTATAAATGCGCCAAAAGAAGTAATTAAAGGCTCTTCACCAGACTTCATTGACTTAATCTTGTAAATGGTAAATAGTTTTCCGTTCTGCCCTACTCTTTTTTGAAAGAAAACTCCAAGTTCTTTATTAATAATTGTAGAAATAATAAACAAAATAAAAATTGGAATTATAAAAAATACAATCCCAATAAGTGATAAAAAAAAATCGCTGAATCTCTTAATTAGTTTTTGCTTATGAGAAAGCATTATTTTTTTAGCTTAAAAAAGTTTATAAACTTAGTAAATATGCTCTGAGACTCTTCACTTTCATGATACCCATAACTATATTTTCCATAGCCGTAACCATAGCCGTATCCATAGCCATAACCATAGCCGTATTTATTTTTAATAGAAAAGTCATTTAATACATAACTTATATTAGTAACTTCTTTATTTCTATATTTATCATCAATCATTTTCATCATTCCTTTTTCAGAATAATTCTGACGAATAACATATACAATTGCATCAGAGTACTTAAACAACTCTAAAGCGTCAGATACTAACCCAACAGGAGGTGTATCAATAATTACATAATCGTAGTCTTTTTGAAGCTGCTTAATCATATTATCAGCATTCTTATTTAATAATAGTTCTGATGGATTTGGTGGTATTGGACCAGAAAGGATTAAGTCTAAGTTAGGAACCTTAGTTGGTATAATAATTTCTTCTAATGTTTTTTGATTAATTAAGTAATTAACAACTCCAACATCATTAGTTAAATCAAAATCGGCATAAATTTTTGGCTTTCTTAAATCTAACCCAACTAAAACCGTCTTCTTTCCACTTAAGGCAAAAACAGTTGCCATATTTATAGAAATCATGGTTTTTCCTTCACCACTTACAGAAGATGTTAATATTAATGTTTTGGACCCTTCTTCCTGAGCATTTTTAAATAAAAATTGAATATTAGACCTTATTGCTCTAAAGGATTCTGCTACAGAAGATTTTGGTCTTTCAAAAACTGCTAAATTATTTTTAGATAGATTTCTACCAACAACACCCAATACAGGAATTGCATAATTATTTTGAATCTCTTCTGCGGTATGTATTTTATTATCTAAAACTTCTCTTATAATTATATAAAATAGCGGAAAAATAACACCTAGCATTAATCCCAATAAATAATTAAAATTGGGTTTAGGATAAATTGGCTTATTCCCTAAATCTTTAGCTGTATCAATTATTTTAACATCAGAAACATTTGCTGCTATAGCAGTACCCGCTTCATAACTTTTCTGTTTTAAATAACTATAGTTCGTTTCAGAAATCTCATAATTTCTTTGATACTTTAATAAACCTTGTTCTCTTTTTGGAAGTTTTTTAAGCTTACTTTTATAGGTAGACAATCTCGAACTCAGCTTATTTAATCTATTTTTATTTACAACCTTTAATGTTGATATATTTTCAAGTAAAGAATTTTTTGCTAGATTTATTTCATTACTTAATCTTATTATATCTGGATGATTGTCAGTTATTATATTTCTTAACCTTTCTCTAAGTGTAGATTTTTGGATTAGAACAGTAATTTCTTCAGCTATTTTAACATCTTGAACAATAACCAAAGCAGGAATAGGTATGTTATTCTCTATAAACTCATTATGAGTTAAAATATAATTTCTTAAATTATTTAAATAATCATTAAAACTTAAAATCTCTTTTTTTTCTTTTTCTAAACCTATAGTCTCATCATAAATAGCATTTCCTTCTGTAGATAAATCAAAAATATTATTTTCTTGTTTATAAATTCCTAATTCTTTCTCTATACTATTTAAACTATCTTGTTCTCTTGCGAACAACTTATCTATATATTCTTTTGTTTTTTTAGCGTATAATATTTTTTGCTCTTGCTTAACTTCATCAAGTATTTGGACAGTAGCATTTAAATAATCTACAATCCTATTTTTATTTGTACCCTGTTTCGTTAATCTAAGCATTGATGCTGCATTTGTAATACTTGCAACACTTATAGATCTGTTTCTTCCTACAGTTCCATCAAAACTACCAAATTTAATTAAGTACTTTTCTCCAATTATAAAATCACCAACTTTATCAACTGAAAAGTTTAAAAAAGGCGTATTAATTTCTTCATTAACTTTAAATTCTTTTGAAAAAACTGCTGTTGATGAAGTATATAAACTTGTAGAATTATTATCATAATTTATTAATGTATTTGCGTTTAACCCATTAAAATCAAATGATAATTTAAATGTATTTTCTCCTGTAATTTCAAATTCTATAAGCTTTCCATATAATTGAGATTTATCAGTTTTTAGATTAATTACAAATGGTGTATAACCATAAACGTCTTCTAACCTATATCTCCCTTCTTTAAGATAATCTATAAAAAAGTTTAATTTTTTTACAACTTTTTCGTTATGAGATCTAGATGTTAGAATGACTTTAATTGTTTCAACTTCATCACTAGAACCTCCCCAATTAAAAGCAATATTTGTACCCGTTGAAAATAAAGGATTATTCTCTTCTTTTACAGATAGTGTTGTATTTAAACTATAAACCTTAGGTTTATAACCATTCATGAATTTTGCAACAATTAGCCCAAGAATAATAGTTACAAAAAAAAGTTTCCAGTATGATAAAACTTTAAAAACATACCACTTAACATCAACATTATCTTGAATTTTACTGCTATTAAGTTTATTTTTTATATCCATAATTTAGAAGTTTCTTGCTAAGATAAAAGTTGAGGTTATCAAAGTAAAAATAGAAACTATTGTTGTTAGCGTTTGTAAGCCAGTAGTTCCTGTACCCCATGCCTTTTGTTTTAGAGGAATAACATTTATATAATCGTTAGGTTTTATATAAAATACATTTGAGTTGAATGCATTTATATCTGTTAAATCAATTACAAACTTTTCTGTCCCTGTTATAGAATTTCTTATAACTTCAACTTTTTTTCTATTTCCTACAATTGTAATATCACCTGAATTAGCAATTGCCTCTATAATAGATACTCTATTTTGATAAATTATTCTTGGTCCTGGATTATTTATTTCACCTATTATTGTATATCTAATTCCTGATAACTTAACAGATACAAAAATATCTTCTTGTTTTTTTATATATTTTCTTAGTTCTTTTTCAATTTTTTTTCTAACCTCAACTGTTGTATAACCAAGAACATTAATCTCACCTAAATTAGGTATTCTAATATTTCCATAACTATCTATACTATAATCTAAAAAATAACTTCCACCTCCATTAAAACTTTGTCCAGAATTTCCTGATCCACTATTACTCCCACCAGTACCTACACTTTCTACTTTCTTAAATATTTTTACCAAATCATCATCGTTAGATT is part of the Polaribacter sp. SA4-10 genome and harbors:
- the fumC gene encoding class II fumarate hydratase yields the protein MKYRIEKDTMGQVNVPADKYWGAQTERSRNNFKIGASASMPLEIVYGFAYLKKAAAFTNAELGVLTNEKRDLIAQVCNEILEGKLDDQFPLVIWQTGSGTQSNMNVNEVIANRAHEIAGKIIGEGEKTIQPNDDVNKSQSSNDTFPTGMHIAIYKKIIETTIPGIEQLRDTLQTKVDAFKDVVKIGRTHLMDATPLTLGQEFSGYVAQLNFGLKALRNTLEHLSQLALGGTAVGTGLNTPAGYDVLVAKYIAQFTEMPFITAENKFEALAAHDALVETHGALKQVAVSLNKIANDIRMLASGPRSGIGEIIIPANEPGSSIMPGKVNPTQAEAITMVCAQVMGNDVAVTVGGMQGHYELNVFKPMMAANVLHSAQLIGDACISFDVNCAAGIEPNHTRITELVNNSLMLVTALNTKIGYYKAAEIANTAHENGTTLKEEAVRLGYVTPEQYDEWVKPEEMTGGLK
- the hutI gene encoding imidazolonepropionase, producing MTKLFINIKELIQVRDISVKKVAGTEMSMLPTIKNAFLLIKDTIISDFGSMDNLPKTSVDETIDVTDKMILPTWCDSHTHIVYAGNREQEFVDRINGLSYEEIAKNGGGILNSAKKLQETSEKKLYKQSAKRLEEVIALGTGAIEIKSGYGLTLEAELKMLRVIKKLKENYSIPIKATFLGAHAIPQEYKSNKEGYINLIIDKMLPQIAKENLADFIDIFCEVGYFSVEDTDRILSAAKKYGFIPKVHVNQFNSIDGIEISVKHNALSVDHLEVLSDKDLEILKNSSTIPVALPSCSYFLSIPYTPARKIIDNGLPLALATDYNPGSTPSGNMNFVVSTACIKMKMTPEEAINAATINGAFAMNLENNVGSICKGKLANFIITKEIPSYGFIPYSFGTNLIERVFINGKTID
- a CDS encoding tyrosine-protein kinase family protein — encoded protein: MDIKNKLNSSKIQDNVDVKWYVFKVLSYWKLFFVTIILGLIVAKFMNGYKPKVYSLNTTLSVKEENNPLFSTGTNIAFNWGGSSDEVETIKVILTSRSHNEKVVKKLNFFIDYLKEGRYRLEDVYGYTPFVINLKTDKSQLYGKLIEFEITGENTFKLSFDFNGLNANTLINYDNNSTSLYTSSTAVFSKEFKVNEEINTPFLNFSVDKVGDFIIGEKYLIKFGSFDGTVGRNRSISVASITNAASMLRLTKQGTNKNRIVDYLNATVQILDEVKQEQKILYAKKTKEYIDKLFAREQDSLNSIEKELGIYKQENNIFDLSTEGNAIYDETIGLEKEKKEILSFNDYLNNLRNYILTHNEFIENNIPIPALVIVQDVKIAEEITVLIQKSTLRERLRNIITDNHPDIIRLSNEINLAKNSLLENISTLKVVNKNRLNKLSSRLSTYKSKLKKLPKREQGLLKYQRNYEISETNYSYLKQKSYEAGTAIAANVSDVKIIDTAKDLGNKPIYPKPNFNYLLGLMLGVIFPLFYIIIREVLDNKIHTAEEIQNNYAIPVLGVVGRNLSKNNLAVFERPKSSVAESFRAIRSNIQFLFKNAQEEGSKTLILTSSVSGEGKTMISINMATVFALSGKKTVLVGLDLRKPKIYADFDLTNDVGVVNYLINQKTLEEIIIPTKVPNLDLILSGPIPPNPSELLLNKNADNMIKQLQKDYDYVIIDTPPVGLVSDALELFKYSDAIVYVIRQNYSEKGMMKMIDDKYRNKEVTNISYVLNDFSIKNKYGYGYGYGYGYGYGYGKYSYGYHESEESQSIFTKFINFFKLKK
- a CDS encoding polysaccharide biosynthesis/export family protein, with product MKYYYLLFLVSFFLGSCVPSKDLIYLQGNPVQKTEIQRINNIPYKLQVDDMINIAIKSNDDDLVKIFKKVESVGTGGSNSGSGNSGQSFNGGGSYFLDYSIDSYGNIRIPNLGEINVLGYTTVEVRKKIEKELRKYIKKQEDIFVSVKLSGIRYTIIGEINNPGPRIIYQNRVSIIEAIANSGDITIVGNRKKVEVIRNSITGTEKFVIDLTDINAFNSNVFYIKPNDYINVIPLKQKAWGTGTTGLQTLTTIVSIFTLITSTFILARNF
- a CDS encoding nucleoside deaminase translates to MTNHEDFMSEAVKAALKGMNNNEGGPFGCVVVKAGKVIGIGNNKVTSTNDPTAHAEVTAIRDACKNIGSFQLDGCIIYTSCEPCPMCLGAIYWARPDKVFYGSNQIDAANIGFDDEFIYKEIPLPYEKRSIPFQQVGREIALEPFQKWSEKEDKTAY
- a CDS encoding outer membrane beta-barrel family protein, encoding MKNITLLILSLFVTTILFAQRPNQSSITITGKIVDSKTNQPLEYATVILKDMKTQKISGGITNETGTFKIETPVGKYEISVEFISFKTQKFPIQELSVNKNFGLIKLQEDASSLDEIVIVAEKSTVDIRLDKRIYNVGKDMTVKGGTASDVLDNVPSVSVDVEGNVSLRGNENVRILIDGKPSALVGLSGAEALRQLPADAIERVEVITSPSARYDAEGTAGILNIILRKGKALGFNGSINATVGNPDQFQLATNLNQRGLKTNFFSNFGYNYRNGPGNSFTDLRNLTNGVITSSRIEDREWQRKRNSFNSSIGLEYFLTKKSSLTGTVFYTNTKGGNFSENNIQEFDKNSLLTDSNLRTQDEDSDDETVQYSLNYTNNFNKNGHKLNLDFQYSDSKENEEAINLETGFTDETNITNEASKNTLLQADYVLPIGENAQFELGYRGDFQDLTSDFLVTPVSDPDFDPSNSLEFGQDIHAFYSQYGNKFDKFSFLLGLRLETTDVKVRLLNTNENNDFSYTELFPTVNFGYEATEKQSFTLGYSRRLRRPRFWYLNPFESRNSQNIIFKGNPALIPTFTNSFDLGYLNRIGKLTLNSSIYYQHSKNNISRVTRQEIREINGNDESVLIREPINLASEDRYGFEFTANYNATRTVKFDGSFNLFNSKTEGVYTYDFLDPTSNTTNTITEDLSNSNTSWRARFNARVTLPYKIEWQTRLSYRGPSESAQNVSDGIFSANLAFSKDVLKEKGTLVLNISDVFNSRKRNAVNYTPNRDAPTNISDQTFQWRMRQVSLNFTYRFNQQKNQRQKGGRQNGGGEEFEG
- a CDS encoding DinB family protein codes for the protein MITTNEYASYYAPYIKTLLENDKSIIENLVDVQEKFMSILENLPKEKQAYAYAEGKWTIKELIQHLIDTERVFSYRAMCFARNDKTALPGFDHDLFTDNCNANKRNYKDLLDEMIVVRKSTIQLFKSFSDEDLLRIGVGSGKNMSVRAVGIIISGHQNHHLDIIKEHYL
- a CDS encoding sugar transferase; the protein is MLSHKQKLIKRFSDFFLSLIGIVFFIIPIFILFIISTIINKELGVFFQKRVGQNGKLFTIYKIKSMKSGEEPLITSFGAFIRKTKLDELPQIFNVLFGQMSIVGPRPDVLGYADKLKGSNKIILSVKPGLTSMATLKFVNEEELLKKQKKPIVYNNEVLWPQKVQLNIDYVKNWSLMNDFKIIFKTILLIFRINKI